DNA sequence from the Plectropomus leopardus isolate mb unplaced genomic scaffold, YSFRI_Pleo_2.0 unplaced_scaffold15190, whole genome shotgun sequence genome:
acacacacacacacgcacacacaaggaGTGTATGTTACTAGCGTTTTGTAGTCGTAGTTGTGGTCTGTAGATATACAGTTGAAATACTGAAATCTTAAATACATGTTTGTTTATCTTGtcttaatttttgttattttcacattgtgtgtgtttcattttggtcattgttttgctttggttattgtgtgtttgaaataaatttgaatgaaaatcCATTTCAAGGACATTGTCATCACTGAACCTCTTTTTCAAAATAGGAATTGCATGTATAAAAGTTACGGTAAAGTCTTTATTGAACTATTTATGCATTGcttcaatatgattttttttacatactttccATCACTATCAGTATAGAGGAAAATCTGTGGGTTATTATGAGCCAAAGGTGTAAATAGGTGCACATGAGCTGTTTACATTATGGGAGGAAATAATGGCCAAAGTTGTAATTACACTAGTATATCAACCACAATCGGccatacataaaaaatacttatGCCTGTTCCAAGTGAGCTTGATGTCAGTATTGTTGTGGATTTTGAGGCCTACACAAAAGCAATAACTTTAATACTTTATGGTAACATTTAGCCTAATTAAAAACTGTCTGCAAATATGATTTCACAATATGTAATAATATCATAAGTTTTTGCTGTTATGACATTAcggtaaaaatgacattaaattgtgttttagcTCTCTCGTGCTATGTTTAGgtactgaaatatatataaaagtacacaaatgtaacatcgcatttgaaaaaactgtgttttattttgaaatttgttttactgtttaattgttttattctctcgttgtttctttgtttgatttCCTGCCCAGCTTGACGCTTGCGCTAAAAATAGACCAGACGCTGAAATGATCACTGCACGGCGCAAGCCGGCCACGGAGGTGCGCGTCACGGCGCTTCTAGTGTGAACGACACAATTGGTTAACATAGGCGCCAAAAGGAAACTGGCTCCGCCTCTCGGCACTTCGCAGCTATTCGAGGCGCTTCCACGTCTGGTGTGTCCCTGGTGTCAGTCGTCCATGACCGAGAGATAGTTGAATTCAAGAGATGTAcgtttgtatttctctgtttaataaggaaatgagaatattacttttaacACAGTCATACcttaatatactgtataccccAGTGGATTTCAGAAAGGTATGACTGCATGTAATAGTACATACTGCCTAAGCCTAATTCACAGGCCTACAGCAGCTGTGCCTGCTTCATACAACATTGTACATTGCACAGGACTTCTGAAAATGTCAATCTTAAAGGACTAATATAAGAACTTACTTAACACGTTTATTTGTGTTCCTACTGAGAGTGAAAGTAGAAGATCGATATCAATCTTATGTCTGTGCTTAAAGTATGAAACTAGAATCCCAGATgattagcttagtttagcattaAGACCAAAGCAAGACAGAAAGCAAGCCTGTTTTTCCACAAagttaaccctatgaaacctggaacagcttttcttgtgctgcactgaTCTGCCTTTTATATGCatgtaaacctctgaaacctgagcaaattggtttgatttcttttgaaaacatggctaaaaagacaatgagcaacaccTCTACAAAAGGGAGATAGACAGAgaccaaaaaaagataattataaaAAGGGGAACAAATGTGTacagaactatatttataattacaattaaGATATCTGTTAGTAActtttttatctatatatttcttttgttttgtgtttttttgtttgacaaccttttttttttttttcatttgattttattttcttgtcgcTTTTTGCAGTTCTCATGTCTGTCCGGAATCATATAATATACGTAGAGAGGACTTTGAAGGAATTTAACAAAAGTGTACACAAATGCAGGAGACGGCAGGCAACAGAAACTCAAAAAGATCACTCCTTAATCCAAAGACACAGTAACTTAACACCACACTAAGAAATCAAAGACCTAACAAAGACTGAagtgaaaaccaggacttaaacaCAAACTGCACTGACGAggagatgaagtgcaggtggagaaaaacgGCAAAGAGGTTCAGGTGAGCGGAATAAGGagatgaggcagaagaacaggcagcGAGCTGATTGGATGAGggaaactgaggagcaggaaggactaacaaggctgatgcaggacaggtgtgacagaaaactgGGAAAGAGACAAAAGCAGGAAGTAACAGAGGACATGAGAAGataacctacaaaataaaacaggataCAGACTGATTGTGATGAGTACacgaaacaaggaaaaacaagaagagaaaacctgaaaacaaagtTCAAAAGACAACAGAATATTACTCCTTAGGGACTTTTTGCCAGGGAATCAAACAGCAGCATCTCGATTAACgcattaatgctgacagccctaataataattaacaaaataattctAGTCAACTTCCATCTAATTCCAGACaactataattataaaattataaaaataattttgtggacatatatatatatatattatggctgttatttactattttatcattattatttgtttaatcctgacttttttgaaaaattcattcttttttttttctaaccctgtgtttttgaaagaggtCGAGCTAATTTGCTCTTGTTTCTGAGgattaaacatgtaaaatgctCTTACATTTCCTATAACCACTCTGATGTTAAGAGATTTCTTGCCACATAAGCACACCTCTTTAAATGCACAAATCAGGTAAAGATCAAATGTAAGCCTGCAGTGAATGGTCACAtggtatatgtgtgtgagtctTACCTTATAGATGATACCAGCTACTAGTGTGTACTGGCTCATGGCTGAGTTCTGATAGAGGTAGCAGGAGCCCTGCTCTCCACACTTATCCTGCCACAGTAAGCAGGAGATGTCGATCACAGAGCCAAACGCTATGGGTCCTGGAATACCACCTGAGGAGGAACACAG
Encoded proteins:
- the LOC121964311 gene encoding solute carrier organic anion transporter family member 4A1-like, with product MPLFLSFLFIVISFTFLCSIPALTATLRCVPDSQRSFGLGIQWIVVRTLGGIPGPIAFGSVIDISCLLWQDKCGEQGSCYLYQNSAMSQYTLVAGIIYKRNTNVHLLNSTISRSWTTDTRDTPDVEAPRIAAKCREAEP